Proteins encoded in a region of the Pocillopora verrucosa isolate sample1 chromosome 11, ASM3666991v2, whole genome shotgun sequence genome:
- the LOC131771092 gene encoding tetratricopeptide repeat protein 28-like, translated as MARRHSVNHKRAMNNGREILEKISIGLDVATYLLKTDRGIPASDFCDECVILLNNLDVDIKGLDVSEVIFNVYYAISGYTNAVRYTNKLIGILCNAGKSMMELGDKYERTNRFAEAKKLFKSVVAINKTIGLRSEEAFTYGMLGHVFQSLGEHQKAKECYEKALAIATEIGDKKGEGTLYGILGVVFQSLGEYQKAKEYHEKAFTIATEIGDRNMEGASHENLAAVFESLGEHQKAKEYLEKALAIVTEIDQRKGEGSHYNGLGLVFQSLGEYQKAKEYHEKAFTIATEIGDRNMEGASHENLAAVFESLGEHQKAKEYLEKALAIVTEIDQRKGEGSHYNGLGLVFQSLGEYQKAKEYHEKALAIATEIGDRGGERTCYGNLGGVFQSLGEYQKAKEYHEKALAIATEIGDRKGEGIHYGSLGVVFHSLDEYQKAKEYVEKALAIATEIGDKRGEGTCYGNLGCVFQSLGEYQKAKEYHEKALAIATEIGDRKGEETRYANLGGVFESLGEYQKAKEYLEKALAIATEIGHRNGEGTCYGNLGCVFQSLGEYQKAKEYHEKALAIATEIGDRKGEGIHYGSLGGVFQSLSEYQKAKEYHEKALAIATEIGDRETERTLYGNLGVVFHSLDEYQKAKEYVEKALAIATEIGDKRGEGTCYGNLGCVFQSLGEYQKAKEYHEKALAIATEIGDRKGEETRYANLGGVFESLGEYQKAKEYLEKALAIATEIGHRNGEGTCYGNLGCVFQSLGEYQKAKEYHEKALTIATEIGNREGEEKCYGNLGLVFQLLGDHQKAKEYLVKALAIATEIGDKRGEGTCYGSLGCVFQSLGEYQKAKEYHEKALAIATEIGDREGEETRYANLGGVFQLLSDHQKAKEYLVKALAIATEIGHRDGEGTCYGSLGDVFESLGEYQKAKEYHEKALAIATEIGDKRGEGTCYGSLGCVFQSLGEYQKAKEYHEKALAIATEIGDREGEETRYANLGGVFQLLSDHQKAKEYLVKALAIATEIGDKRGEGTCYGSLGCVFQSLGEYQKAKEYHEKALAIATEIGDRKGESASYANLGGVFQSLGEYQKAKECYEKSLAIAIEIGDRNGEGRCYANLGGVFHSLGEYQKAKECYEKSLAIAIEIGDRKGESASYANLGGVFHSLGEYQKAKECYEKSLAIAIEIGDRNGEGKCYANLGGVFLSLRKNKLAKEKFDKALAISIEIGDRLCEGLCYAGLADLHYLFDDYQKATELWEKAHAIVMNIGHRKGQGMIYMIPGHFSLSLGNYDQSEKYFENACLMSNKIGDNMTYFESLLGITRVKMSQSKIEEAMQYLCRSIETYEKLRNFLKGNDEFKTSLLEEHGNFLYRLCSEILRANGSLRDSLKVEELRRARGLVELMADKLLTDSSYQPEIESIASKESNCAVLYISYCERHVHLWVLKANGHIDHRVSPELKIDTLMAAFVCDVEEIFKKSASSFGILHDENCEDRSLGDDIPLSPQEESRAPLQGDETKRNELILQLCYDQIIAPVKDLLTEPEVIIVPERCSYRVPFAALRDEPAGKYLSETHRIRIVPSLTTLRIIQECPADYHSQTGALVVGDPKAGQVRYRGRILNLIPLSGARKEAKMVGRLLGVQPLLGEHATKKAVLNALHSVSLIHLAAHGHADRGEIALSPNCATNNIPQEEDYLLTMSDISKVKLHAKLVVLSCCHSGRGTFKQEGVIGIARAFLASGARSVLVASWAIQDEATEQLMNHFYERLAAGESASESLHQAMKWLRSNGFTEPRQWAPFVLMGDNVTFDLQKLRQKEPTEDENEGDKRQSSD; from the exons ATGGCAA GAAGGCATTCTGTTAATCACAAAAGAGCGATGAATAACGGGCGTGAAATCCTGGAGAAAATCAGCATAGGTTTGGATGTTGCTACATATCTTCTGAAAACTGATCGTGGTATACCAGCCTCTGATTTTTGTGATGAATGTGTCATCTTACTCAACAACCTAGACGTGGATATTAAAGGCCTTGATGTCTCTGAGGTAATATTCAATGTATACTACGCAATCTCTGGTTACACAAATGCGGTAAGATACACCAACAAACTTATTGGCATATTATGCAATGCTGGAAAATCAATGATGGAGCTGGGAGACAAATATGAACGAACAAATAGGTTTGCAGAGGCcaagaaactttttaaaagcgtAGTTGCTATCAATAAAACAATTGGCCTCAGAAGTGAAGAAGCATTCACTTATGGCATGCTAGGACATgtgtttcaatcactcggtgaacatcagaaggctaaagaatgttatgagaaagcacttgctatcgcaacagaaattggcgacaagaaaggagaaggaacactCTACGGCATCCTTGGAGTTGTGTTTCAATCACTCggagaatatcagaaggctaaagaatatcacgagaaagcattTACTATcgcaactgaaattggcgacaggaataTGGAAGGAGCAAGCCACGAAAACCTAGCAGCTGTGTTTGAATCACTCGGTGaacatcagaaggctaaagaatatctcgagaaagcacttgctatcgtAACAGAAATTGACcaaaggaaaggagaaggatcGCACTACAATGGCCTTGGACTTGTGTTTCAATCACTCggagaatatcagaaggctaaagaatatcacgagaaagcattTACTATcgcaactgaaattggcgacaggaataTGGAAGGAGCAAGCCACGAGAACCTAGCAGCTGTGTTTGAATCACTCGGTGaacatcagaaggctaaagaatatctcgagaaagcacttgctatcgtAACAGAAATTGACcaaaggaaaggagaaggatcGCACTACAATGGCCTTGGACTTGTGTTTCAATCACTCggagaatatcagaaggctaaagaatatcacgagaaagcacttgctatcgcaacagaaattggcgacaggggtGGTGAAAGAACATGTTACGGGAACCTTGGAGGTGTATTTCAATCACTCggagaatatcagaaggctaaagaatatcacgagaaagcacttgctatcgcaacagaaattggcgacaggaaaggagaaggaatacATTACGGGAGCCTTGGAGTTGTGTTTCACTCACTCgatgaatatcagaaggctaaagaatatgtcgagaaagcacttgctatcgcaacagaaattggcgacaagagaggagaaggaacatgttacgggaaccttggatgtgtatttcaatcactcggtgaatatcagaaggctaaagaatatcacgagaaagcacttgctatcgcaacagaaattggcgacaggaaaggagaagaaACACGCTACGCGAACCTTGGAGGCGTGTTtgaatcactcggtgaatatcagaaggctaaagaatatctcgagaaagcacttgctatcgcaacagaaattggccacaggaatggagaaggaacatgttacgggaaccttggatgtgtatttcaatcactcggagaatatcagaaggctaaagaatatcacgagaaagcacttgctatcgcaacagaaattggcgacaggaaaggagaaggaatacATTACGGGAGCCTTGGAGGTGTATTTCAATCACTCagtgaatatcagaaggctaaagaatatcacgagaaagcacttgctatcgcaacagaaattggcgacagggaaaCAGAAAGAACACTCTACGGGAACCTTGGAGTTGTGTTTCACTCACTCgatgaatatcagaaggctaaagaatatgtcgagaaagcacttgctatcgcaacagaaattggcgacaagagaggagaaggaacatgttacgggaaccttggatgtgtatttcaatcactcggtgaatatcagaaggctaaagaatatcacgagaaagcacttgctatcgcaacagaaattggcgacaggaaaggagaagaaACACGCTACGCGAACCTTGGAGGCGTGTTtgaatcactcggtgaatatcagaaggctaaagaatatctcgagaaagcacttgctatcgcaacagaaattggccacaggaatggagaaggaacatgttacgggaaccttggatgtgtatttcaatcactcggtgaatatcagaaggctaaagaatatcacgagaaagcacttactatcgcaacagaaattggtaACAGGGAAGGAGAAGAAAAATGTTATGGGAACCTTGGACTCGTTTTTCAATTACTCGGTGAtcatcagaaggctaaagaatatctcgtgaaagcacttgctatcgcaacagaaattggcgacaagagaggagaaggaacatgttACGGGAGCCTTGGATGTGTAtttcaatcactcggtgaatatcagaaggctaaagaatatcacgagaaagcacttgctatcgcaacagaaattggcgacagggaaggAGAAGAAACACGCTACGCGAACCTTGGTGGTGTTTTTCAATTACTCAGTGAtcatcagaaggctaaagaatatctcgtgaaagcacttgctatcgcaacagaaattggccaCAGGGATGGCGAAGGAACATGTTACGGGAGCCTTGGAGACGTGTTtgaatcactcggtgaatatcagaaggctaaagaatatcacgagaaagcacttgctatcgcaacagaaattggcgacaagagaggagaaggaacatgttACGGGAGCCTTGGATGTGTAtttcaatcactcggtgaatatcagaaggctaaagaatatcacgagaaagcacttgctatcgcaacagaaattggcgacagggaaggAGAAGAAACACGCTACGCGAACCTTGGTGGTGTTTTTCAATTACTCAGTGAtcatcagaaggctaaagaatatctcgtgaaagcacttgctatcgcaacagaaattggcgacaagagaggagaaggaacatgttACGGGAGCCTTGGATGTGTAtttcaatcactcggtgaatatcagaaggctaaagaatatcacgagaaagcacttgctatcgcaacagaaattggcgacaggaaaggagaaAGTGCAAGCTACGCGAACCTTGGTGGTGTAtttcaatcactcggtgaatatcagaaggctaaagaatgttATGAGAAATCACTTGCTatcgcaatagaaattggcgacaggaatggagaaggaAGATGCTACGCGAACCTTGGAGGTGTATTTCattcactcggtgaatatcagaaggctaaagaatgttATGAGAAATCACTTGCTatcgcaatagaaattggcgacaggaaaggagaaAGTGCAAGCTACGCGAACCTTGGTGGTGTATTTCattcactcggtgaatatcagaaggctaaagaatgttATGAGAAATCACTTGCTatcgcaatagaaattggcgacaggaatggagaaggaAAATGCTACGCGAACCTTGGAGGTGTGTTTCTATCACTTCGTAAAAACAAGCTGGCCAAGGAAAAATTTGACAAAGCACTCGCCATCAGtatagaaatcggcgacagatTGTGTGAAGGACTATGCTACGCAGGTCTGGCAGATCTGCATTATTTGTTTGATGACTACCAGAAGGCTACAGAACTGTGGGAAAAAGCGCATGCTATCGTCATGAACATTGGTCATAGGAAAGGACAGGGAATGATTTACATGATCCCTGGACACTTTTCTCTTTCGCTTGGCAATTATGACCAATCGGAAAAATACTTTGAGAATGCGTGCTTGATGAGTAACAAAATTGGAGACAATATGACTTACTTTGAGAGCCTTCTCGGTATTACTCGGGTAAAGATGTCTCAATCAAAGATCGAGGAGGCAATGCAGTATCTTTGTCGAAGTATTGAAACTTATGAAAAGTTGCGAAATTTTCTCAAAGGAAACGATGAATTTAAAACGTCTCTCTTAGAGGAGCACGGTAATTTCCTCTATAGGTTGTGCAGTGAGATACTGCGTGCCAACGGAAGCCTGCGAGATTCTCTTAAGGTGGAGGAGCTGAGACGCGCCAGAGGCCTTGTAGAATTGATGGCGGACAAACTCTTAACTGATTCATCATATCAGCCTGAGATCGAAAGCATTGCGAGTAAAGAGAGCAATTGTGCTGTTTTGTACATTTCATATTGTGAACGACATGTTCATCTGTGGGTATTAAAAGCAAATGGACACATTGACCATCGTGTGAGCCCCGAACTGAAGATCGACACTCTCATGGCTGCATTCGTTTGCGATGTGGAGGAGATTTTTAAAAAGAGTGCCTCCAGTTTCGGAATTTTGCATGACGAGAATTGCGAAGATCGATCTCTAGGTGACGACATTCCCTTGTCTCCTCAAGAAGAGAGCCGAGCACCTTTGCAAGGTGACGAAACCAAACGCAACGAACTAATTCTTCAATTGTGCTATGACCAGATTATCGCTCCTGTAAAAGATTTACTTACAGAGCCTGAAGTCATCATTGTACCTGAGAGGTGTTCCtaccgagtcccatttgctgccCTACGGGATGAACCAGcaggaaagtatttatcagaaaCCCACAGAATCCGCATCGTCCCTTCTCTGACAACTCTCAGGATCATCCAGGAATGTCCAGCGGACTACCACAGTCAGACCGGTGCACTGGTAGTGGGTGATCCTAAGGCTGGCCAAGTGCGATACAGAGGACGTATTCTGAACTTGATACCATTGTCtggtgcaagaaaggaagcaaaaatGGTTGGTCGACTCCTGGGGGTTCAGCCTTTGTTAGGAGAACACGCAACAAAGAAGGCAGTACTTAACGCACTTCATTCAGTGAGTCTAATTCATCTTGCTGCTCATGGTCATGCCGAcagaggagagattgcccttTCCCCTAATTGCGCCACTAACAATATTCCACAAGAAGAAGACTACCTTCTGACAATGTCCGACATTTCAAAGGTTAAGCTGCATGCTAAACTGGTCGTacttagttgttgtcacagtgggcgtggaACGTTCAAACAAGAGGGAGTCATTGGAATCGCTCGCGCGTTCCTAGCAtctggtgcacgttcagtgttggtggCCTCGTGGGCCATACAAGACGAAGCAACAGAGCAGCTCATGAATCATTTCTATGAACGCCTGGCTGCTGGAGAAAGTGCCAGCGAGTCCCTCCACCAGGCCATGAAGTGGTTGAGAAGCAACGGCTTCACGGAACCTCGTCAATGGGCTCCGTTTGTGCTGATGGGagacaacgtgacatttgacTTACAGAAGTTAAG gcAAAAAGAACCGACAGAGGACGAGAATGAAGGCGACAAGAGACAGAGTAGCGACTAA